In the genome of Labrus bergylta chromosome 7, fLabBer1.1, whole genome shotgun sequence, the window AAGGTCTCAGGACTCACTGTGCATAGGCTAGCATATCGGGAACACCAAAAAGCCTACTCAAAGTCCCTCAGAAATGCCCGGTCACAGTTCTACTCAAATATCATAAATAATGGCCCTGGCAACTCAAAGCAACTTTTCCACACCATAAACCATCTCCTAAATCCACCAACCCCTTTCCTCTCAGACACCACAGAGGAGCGGTGCAACAATTTCATTGACTTTTTAAGAACAAAAGTTGACACCATccgctctctcctcttcagctctgAGAAGATCATCATAACAATGAAACCTTCCACTTGCACACTGGATCCCTTTCCCACAGCCCTGGTCAAATCAAACAACTCTGCCATAAGTCCCCTCATCACCAAAGTCGTAAATCACTCCCTACAGACTGGCCATGTTCCATCTGCCTTGAAAACTGCTGTCATATCACCACTTCTCAAAAAACCCACCCTAAATCCATATGTCTTTGCCAACTACAGGCCCATCTCCAACCTTCCATTCATTTCCAAAGTGCTGGAAAAAGCAGTTGCAGCTCAACTTCATGACCATCTACAACACAACAAACTATTTGAGAAATTTCAGTCTGGTTTCCGCTCTGCCCACAGTACAGAAACAGCTCTGGTCAGGGTCACAAATGACGTGCTGATGGCAGCTGACGCTGGTTCTCcatctctcctcgttctcctcgaCCTGACAGCAGCATTTGACACCAATCGATCACGTCATCCTCCTCAACCGCCTTCACTCTGTCATCGGTCTTTCTGACTCAGACCTAGACTGGTTCTGTTCATACTTTACTGGAAGAACCGAACATATTTCCCTTGGAGACAAAAAATCCCGGACTCACCTTGTCACCTGCGGTGTCCCTCAAGGATCAGTCCTCGGCCCCACCCTGTTCAATATCTACATGCTACCCTTTGGCCGCGTCATCAGCCAACATGGAATTTCATTCCATTGTTATGCTGGTGAGACTCAAATATacctaaaaacaaatcaaaccccctctgcacccctgcCATCATCGACACTGACCACCTGCCTGGAGGAGATAGAGGCGTGGATAAGGAACAACTTTCTCAAATTAAACAGCTCCAAAACAGAAGCTATTCTACTTGGCACCCCACACCAGATCAGGTCATCCCCCATAACCACCATCACCTTTTCTGGCCAAGTCATCCACCTCTCTCCAACCGTCACAAATCTCGGCATCAAAATGGACCCTCAACTGAACTTCGAAGCCCACATTAAACATCTGTGCAAAAACTCATTCTACCACCTCAGAAACATTGCCAAACTCCATCCTACACCCTCCCTGTCAGATGCTGAGAAACTCGTCCACGCCTTTGTCTCCTCCAGGCTGGACTACTGCAACGCACTCCTCATCGGGATCCCTAGCAAGAGCCTCCAGAAGCTCCAACATGGTCCTGGTGAGAGTGCgtaaatatgaacacatcaTACCCATCCTTCAGACAttacactggctccctattTCATTCAGGATTCAATACAAAGTCACCCTTCTCACCTACCAGTGCACCCATGGAAATGCCCCCCTCTATCTCAAAGAACTCCTCACCCCACAATCCTCCACACCAAGCCTCCGCTCCGGAAACACCAACCTCCTCCATCCCCCCCCAGGACTAAACTCCACATTATGGGTTACCGggccttctgctcctctgctccacAGTCTGTGGAACGCTCTCCCCGAGCAGCTGAGGGCTCCACAGTCTGCTGACACTTTTAAAAGGGCTCTAAAAACCcacctttttaacaaagccttctgcctgtgctttgtttttgttttttgtgattcgttagttgcttagttgattaaatttgtttttatttctatttttttttttttttttcctgtagcactttgagattttcttGCAAAAATGTGAAGTGccttacaaattaaatgtactattattattatttgtaagaATGTAACTCATTTCAAGTTCTATAAATGGACAGTGAATGTCAAAAAAAATTATATCATGAATGATTTTTCTCCTCAAAGGTCTCCAGCTGAAGAGACTTGAGACTTCAGGCATTCAGACTATAAGAGccacttcatgttttttttgtgttgtctttgatAACACTGGCTGCATTCACAATGAGTACAAAGACAAGACGGTTACATAATAAACAAACAGGCATGGTTATGTCACGTGTTTACATTAAACCCCCGAACAGCATCAATAGAGGCGCTGTGTTGACCAACCTCCTCAGAGTCTACTGAAAGGTTGGAGGAAGTTAGGGGACCAGATTGTGTAGGTTCTGTACCCTTGTTACATATAATCACACTGGCAAGTTGTTTTaaagtacaaaaagaaaaaacaaagatctgtTGACATgatcaaatgttgaaatgagAGGCTTCAGTCTGGAAACTTGTAGAATTCTTCTTtaagtttaaaggctttatatgcgattttttgatccagcagatgtcgcccttgagcaccagcatgaaaccaaaacaacttgtggtgcattgctgtgttagcatgctaatgctagcgatctttattatgctggtatcttcacattgcatgtaaatttacctgaaatgagcgtgatctagaaacacagttaagcagtgagtacagtatgttattcttcttttctctagtccctcaattaaacaacttttatacgtgaggggaggagtcagccggccgtcctggcgatgtaaacaaagtgaagataggactctgaaaactctgaaaacatcacagacagtgggactcgggtgttacacccattgtagacagtcatgactcacagagttattttcagaggatatacttgatttctacatttaagtgtgaacaatTGCATGTAAAGCCTTGAAGTCATTTTATGACTTgaaattgttttgaaatgtattctATGGATAACAGTTAAAGGATAGCATTTTGGAACATCAATATGTTTAAGAAATGTACTGTTTGTTGAAACTAATGCGACAATAGACTAAACTGGACAAGCCCTCCAAAATGATCCCTCCAAAGTATTCATTGGACACATGCTTTTGTTCCACTAGAGGGCGTATCAGTTGTAGAGCTCCACAAAGATGTTTTCCCACAGCTGAGGGCCCTGAAACAATccatcctttctttttttcagtgtgaAGACAGTGGGaagattttaatttgacttcttCCTTTGTGTCTGACAGTTAACAGAAAAGGTTGACCCAGTCAAAGTCTCCAAGTCTGGCCTCCAGGCCTTTCTATGTTGTTCATTTCTATTCAGAATTTCAGACTCCAGCATAAAATTGTAAACTGGACAGAACTTTAATGACATGTTAAATACTGATGTCATGGTGGGAGCCAAAATCAGCAGCTGGGCGTTTATTCTTTGCGCTTCACTTCAGTATGAGGCAACTGAAAACATATTGAAGAGAACTGTCCAAACCAGACGAGGGTGTTCTGTTATTGTCTACTTTATTTacaggaaacatgtttttaatatatGAGCAAAGAGGGTCAGATCTGGATGAATATCACATTTGGGCTCATTTCAAAACATCTTGGATTACAGACATCCTTATCTTCACAGGACTGAATAAATCTAATCAGAGGGAGCATgcataactctctctctctctctcacacacacccacaacccacatatacacacaaacacccagccacacacacaatcatacaaACATCCATAATCAGAGTATAAAAACACATATCCACTATTTACTCAATTCGGAGTgaagatttttcttcttttcttttttacagatttttctattttcacaGCTCAGTGTCGGTCAAATCACTCCATATGTCAATAACACCatgtatttttgtttatgttatATCTTCTTATACTAGTTAAAATCACTGGTTGGGTCACAACATCACATTTAGCACTACAATGTGGGGGTAAAAAATAGTTTGCATATTAAACAACGTATTGCACAAGTTCATGTAGTAGgagtgaagaggaaaaaaaaactttcaaaataaaactccaactgacagaggttaaaaaaaagaagaaagtccTATAAGATGGCATTGTCTGATGAAATCTGATACAATGCAATATATTTCTCAAATCTCCAAGATGTATAATGTAATTATCAATGTGAAACacacttttactttgaagtgAGAGTCATTTTTACTTAAAGAAACGCACAATGAGAGCACCCCTATTCTATATTATTTTTCACTCCAAATAAACCTGTTGTTTCCGTTTACAAGATGTATCACATTATGTCACTCCCATcacaaacacattatttacaCCCTCATCGTGCTGTACGTATGTTCTTGTAATGGCACAGGAGCAGGTGCTTGAACGTGTTCTTGAAGGTGGTGTTGCAAAGGGCGTAGCAGGCCGGGTTGATGGTGCTGTTGATGTAGCAGAGCCAGTAGCCGATGGTCCAGAGGGTGTTTGGGatgcagactgaacagaagGTGTTGATCAGAACCATCACGTTGTACGGTGTCCATGTGACAACAAAAGCAACCAGGATGGCCATGATGGTGCGCGTCACCTTCTTCTCCCTGGAGGATATGCCTTTCTTTTTCCACCTCGCCACGGCGTTTTGCTTTGTTACCTGGAAAGTAAAAAGTGAAATTACAATATGAGACAACATGAGACATTAGCCTCGTTTCCATTGAGCGTTCTGCTTCAGTACGGTTCATTTATTTGTcatctttggttcctcttggtctcagctcatgttgggttcttgtgttgtctgggttcttatgatggttcttatgatggttcttatgatggttcttgtgatggtcgggttatatatgtctgttgtgtatcgtgcactttgggttcttttctgttgaattgtatttaattatttttagtattttgcatttgttatgttcttgctgttgtttatgttcttctgtgtttggtttagtttgctttgttcttgttattgtaaacctgtgtttttaaaaggtgctatataaataaatgtattattatgattatttatTTGCGTTTCCACTGTCAAAGGTCGtaaatggtaccaaaataattGATCTGTACATCCCAGTTTTCTCTACCCTTATGTTGAGGTGCAAAGCATACTGATCAAAATCCAAAAGGACGGAGTTAGACAGACTGCATGCAGTTCATTGATTGGTCAAAAGAATAGTCACTTCCCTCGCAACAGTGGTAATAAAggaccaacacaaacacatgtttaatTGACACATGGATTTGGAGTGAtttcaaggcttttttttgttttttacaaataaTGTCAGCACGTAGCCCTGCCTCATGGACGTCCATTGTTACCCTTTGTTAACTGTATCACGTTCTTCTCCTACAAATCTACAATTctcttagcagacacttttatccaaagtgacgtacatcagagagtaagaacaacacgagcaaggatctagaaaaaagggaacaatgtcagtaagagcaaacgatcagctttgagtctgattggacacacaggtgctgacaggaagtgaccagaggcaaagcacaacatggagggcagttcttgagagctctaatcagtatagaaagcatcttataagtcatcgttatcaaacaaaaaccatcgtcattaccatcatcatcatcaataatatggagaccatcatcattaagttagtaggtattcatgaaagagctgggtctttagctttttcttaaaggtgcagagggactcctttagccccgtttccacctAGCAGTCCACAGTGGTACAATTCAGTATGGTAAACCCTGAACTTGCTTACGTTTCCACAGCCAGCCATACCCTGGCACCCCACGTTTGCATATGCTAAGGTTTAGCGGGTTTTATGTCAACATTTTTCATGCTAGTTAGGCATGTTAGTGTGCTTACATTTGCTATAAGGCACTACActtaaatattaaagaaaatgtagaaataagTAAATGTTAAGTAAAAAATTCAGGCTTTTTGGTGATGCTCTAGAAAAAGTCAAGGGTTATTGTATGCACAAAACGTTACAGCGATACAACAGTTTGTAgagatatttcagtctggacGAATTTGGTGGACCATAGGTAACAGGTTGCAATTGCGACACAGCTGACATGGCTTGATATCTCTTAATCTGATCAATTTGGGGATTGTTAGTGTATGTTTTTATCAGCATTTACCTTTAACAGTGTCCTTGCAACCGCACGTTGTCTGTCAGCGGCGGAGTTCAGCGGGGAAGGGGGCAGTGACTGATTCAAGTTTTTCCTTCCAATTATTGACGCAGGTTCAGCAGTGTCCTTCGATGTTGACCCATTTGTGCTGTCTGTGGTGGAGTCCACTTCCTCAGGTCTGCCTTCCTTGCAGGGCCCGCTTccattctgctgctgctgctgcaacatctcctcctcctttccacCTTCTGCCTCCTCCTGAGCCTCTTTGGTTGGGATGCAGTTGTTCTGGCTCTCACATCCGTCCTCCTGGCTGGGCTCAGGGCCTTCTCCTAGACTGGTACCCGATGTCTTCCTGCTGTCCCTCCTCATGCGGCTGCGGCTGGCCTTGGAGATGCGCCAGTAGAGGTAGATCATGATGGCTACCGGTAGATAAAAAGCCGCTATGGCCGTCCCAAATGTCACTGCCGGGTTGGAGAAGAACTGAATGAAGCACTCACCTGGCGGCACGGTTCTCATGCCCACTATGAACTGCCAGAACAAAATGGCTGGAGCCCACAGGATAAATGACAAGACCCAGGCGGCAGCAATCATCAAGCCCGCCATCTTGGTGCTGCGTCGTGCCGGGTAGCTGAGCGGCTTGGTGACGCAGAAGTAACGGTCAAAGCTAATGATGAGAAGGTTCATGACCGAGGCGTTGCTGACGACATAATCAACGGCCAACCACAGGTCACACACCACCGCTCCAAGGGGCCAGTAGCCAATCACGATGTAGACGGTGTAGAGGTTCATGGAGCAGACACCGATAATGAGGTCTGCACATGCCAGGCTGAACAGGAAGTAGTTGTTGACGGTCTGCAGGTTCCTGTTTACCTTTAGAGAAAACAACATGGAGCAGGCTGTCAGATGCTAATCTTTTTTTGTGCCATGagatgtgtgttttctcattttaattAGATCACCACTCTGCACAGGGTTGCACATAATGCATCCGTGTAGCTAAAACCTTGTTGTGCTTTTCCAaggtgtgcatgtttgaaataatcaatcaataacATCTGAGATTCAAACCTTTATGGAGAGCATGACCAGGATGTTTCCAATGACGGTGATGAGACTCAGAGATCCTGCCACCAGAATGATGAGGACGATCTCCACAGTCGTGTATGTACTTTCAGAGAAGATGGTGGTGTTACcatcgctgctgctgctgttgtggttgggAGTGTGAGATGAATTCATGCtgtctcttttgttttggaTATGCTTCTCACAGATGCTTCACACTCCAATCATATCTGCACATCACCTGTTTAACACAAAGGTTAGGAAATATTAAAACTCTTCTTGCCTTTATTTGACGTCAActctttcctctgtgtgtgtgcatgtatctCTCTGCACCGtttacagattaaataaataatgtgacaCTGTCATTGTGCCAACATTTGGCAGATGTTGGGAGTGTTTTTGAGCTGCTGGCTTGGCGAACAGATGAACCAATGGACAGGTGAGCAAATAAGGGATGCTGCaactgtgtttaaaaacacacagtggtTGTCCACGCTCTCATATCAGGAACAACACATTGAAACAAGTTAAAGTGGAGTCTGAAGGGCTTAAAATCTGCACACTGTGTACTGCTTTGTATCTGCAAATAATGTGTTGTAGTGTATTTAATTGAAAGATGGTTTTAGGTGCTGATCATATAGAGAGTGACTCCAAACCTTTTGTTAGCTCTTGCTTTGCTTTTAATATTTTGAACAGTTGTATATTGGAGTCACATTATGAAACACACATCTTTATTTACTTAatgattttttgtctttttctagatacaaattgagactcagaaatgCATTGATGTCAGAAATATTTgtagtgaattgtcctgatgtcctgttttgctctatttttatgttttcaatgtttgtatgtcattttcatttgggtaaattttatttgtgacagtaaatattcttactttgttattttttttactgtattttattttaactttgtttaatctcttaaggtgaggttttgagataagccctcgcctgcacatgtgttttattttttatctattttctgtttgactcttctttcaaaaaatgtgcaaataaactaaactaatattaatactttgttttttttctcttcttcttcttcttcttcctaaATGACCCAGAATCCTGGACTATGCTCACATTTGACCTGACAGGTTGAACTAAGCTATACTTCATCTCTTGaaagttcattttcattttccatttgGCCCTGAATATCTTATCTGTACACGAGGACCAATTCAAAAAGGGTAATCTGTTATTTGATCCTCGAAGCATAAAGGATTTGTCTCCATAACATCTCTGCTCCTTGACGTGAAATAGGTACAGCCTGGTCTGAAAATTTGATTCAGTATTGAGATGCTACGATGGCTTGTGAATTATGTCTGTTTGTCACATGTTTTATGATTAAAATGGATGttcagataaacatttattggcaCCCTGGTTTTACCAGTGGGCAAAGGTTGTTCATCTGCGACCAATTTGAACCTTCTTTATACGTCAAAAAGGTGACATTTTGCTTTTGCTCTTCCTATCCAGCCTGTTTCAGTGACAAAATTCTACCTATTATTCAATTCCAGATTATCAAGGCACTTTGGATTAAAGCATCCTCTGAACAACACATGATGGAGCATAATGGAGATTTTGTTTTGCATTGACAATGGGTTAAGCTTTTTAAAATGGCCAACAAAAAGGCATCAAAAACCACAATTTAGCCTGTGGCAAAGCATCACTACAGTTACTTATGTTAAAGTAATGTAACACCAGGAATAGAGCtacattaaacacaaacataacaatGTGATTAAGTGATGTATTGTGATCAGAAAATCAATGTAAAGACACTTAGTTGGGACCATGAGGCTTGTTGCACACTGCTTGAATCCTGTAAGTGACTCCATTAAGGCCACATGATAACATCAAACTGTACCTGAAAGATGTTTCCTTCCTGCTCTTACAGTTGGATCAAACTTCATTACAGCATCTCTAACTCTATCACTCACTCATCAGAGACCCATTCTGGGCGTTTTCTgttgcagaggagagagagagctggcatctctctctctctctctaaatgaCAATTTAGTTAAGCTATAACTCTAAGTCCTTGTCTTGATAGACTGTGATTTCTGGGTTTTAGAtcaaatgacattttatttaccagatttgttgtaaaaaaaaaaaaggtttgtccTATTGTAAGAATCAGATGTTAaaagctttatatgtgattttttgatccagcagatgtcgcccttgagcaccagcatgaaaccaaaacaacttgcgctgcattgttgtgttagcatgctaatgctagcgatctttattatgctggtatcttcacactgcatgtaaatttacctgaaatgagcgtgatctagaaacacagttaagcagtgagtacagtatggtattcttcttttctctagtccctcaattaaacaacttttatacacgaggggaggagtcagccggccttccgggcgatgtaaacaaactgaagataggactcggaaaacatcacagacagtgggactcgggtgttacacccattgtagacagtcatgactcacagagttattttcagaggatatacttgatttatattatatttaagtgtgaaaaatcacatataaagcatTTAAGTAAATGCTCTCTGATCAAAGCTTTTAACACTCAACTCCTTTAAATGATGTGCTATCCATGTATGTGCTTGAATAATGtgctaaaaaaatgtatgcaggaCTGTGATCTCCCACAGACAGCAAAATGTATAGATTAAGCCCCACTGACACCAGATATGACTCACCCTGGATACCTGGTTGGCATTGAGCAGGTAAATACACACATCATATTCAGCTCTGACATTACAAATGGAAAACAGGTTTGAAACCATTGACACATCTCAATCAGACAGAAGTGGAGATGACTGCTTATATGTTTGGATATGGGATAAGCCAGTTGAcagaaaaaaggtaaaacatctCTCAAAAGTAACATcctatgaaaataaaatatatggcTCATGCTCTCAGATTAAAACTGCCTCTATATATGTTCTGCAGAGGAATCAACAGATTCTGCACACACTCTTATTACTGACAGTCAGACTCAACAAAACCAAGGGTCTCAAGGGGATCTATACCTTTATTGATCCCTTCAGCTTGCTCTTCCAgtgcagctctcctctctcctaaTGGGCACAAACTTATCAGCCAGCGTCTGCCTTAGTCAAAAACAGACTTTCCATTTGTAAATAATTCTTTGAATACACTTGATTAGGCTGTATCAGCATCAAGTCTTTGGAGGGCAAACTAATTTTTAAATCAGTGacttaaatatcaaacacaatCTCTTTAAGTCGTTACCCTTGACCAATATAAAAGAGCTTGCAAGTTATATTTTGAATTTTGCTAAAAGATGGAGTAGAagtgaccttttttttattatattctcCAGTGCAGAAGTCTTCAGATAAACTCATCAAGTTCAACAAGTTTCCAAAACATATATGGGAAACCTAAAATGTAATAATTTCACTTTCATATTTACACTTCCATGAATATCAGTACTTAAAACTGTCTTTTCTTGGATTATTATAAACTATTTAGCGTAAGAAAAAGAGACATACTCTTGACTTTATCATCTCCAAGGGTCATTCCATTTCTCTGTGACTGGTTTAAGCATTTCTGATCATCCTTATTATTCATTTAGGATAAGCTTTTCAATCACCAGTGAACTGAAGTGTATAATGGCTTTCTCTTCCACATCCTTTACTCACTCTGATGTCAGTCGGTGATATTTTAGATCATTTCAGTTCTAAAGATACAAACGTTATTATCGTCATTGCACACACAAAATTAAAATCTCCAGTATTGTGATATTGATATTGTGATGCTGATAAGTCCATTTTTTCTTATCTGACATAATttgttaaaataacaacaatacatgttgctttttttgctTCGTTTGAAAAGTTGACAAACCCCTCTGTCAGTTAACATTTGAAGATTTTACATAGCGCAATTTGATCACTTGAGCCCGGTGGAAAAGGTGTTACATTTGAACTCTCACTCTTGCCTTGATATTTTCcttacaaaatgtgtttaaatttacaaaataaataagatcTTCTGCAAAATGTAACCAATTGGGATAGCCTGACAGCTATTTCAGCATTTCAGTGTAATTTTATCTTTGGCAAAAATGCCGAAatgaaagctttaaaaaaaagtatacaaTTATTTCTCTAATGCTACGTAAACAGGCCCTGAAACTTAGAATAGACAACTATTGGATTATAAGGCCTGTGCGCTAAGTATATGTATTAAAAATGCAGTTTTCAGCAGCCTTACAGCTTTGGTCCCCTCACTGCTGTTTTGCTGTTTTCCAGTCAGAATTTGGAACCCAGAGACTGTTCTTATTAAGTCTTGATTGACATCCACTTGAACGCAGACAGTGGAAAAGTTCCAGTCTTGGTTTTTATTAGATCTTAGTCCTGCATTCAGTAAACCATAACATATTACTGGACGGACTGGAAAATGGGGTGGGACTTTCTGGCACAGTACTAAACTGATTTAAAATCATCTTTGAAGGACAGAGATCACTTTGTGTTGACAGTAACTGCACAActaagtgtttaaaaatgacatttggaGTCCCCCTAGGCTCTATTCTCGAGCCTTTTAAGTTTAATATCTACATGATCACACAAGCTCAgattacagaaaacaacattatCATTAAGCACATGACTCAGAGATTCATGCAACATGTTACTTTTTGCAGGTAGATCTAGAGCAGAGTTAGATGTGCCGCCATTATGTACAGTTAGTGAAATGTTGCCATATTTTATCTTGataatgtttttatatcaaataaaaGTTGATTGCAACTGTATGCAATTAAAACTTTGTCATTGCTAAGGAGTTTAACATATATGGTTCACTGTTGAAATACATTAGAAAAAGAAAGCCTTGTGTTTCAGAAAGTTATGAGTCTGCAATGTTCTCTAAAAGCAGAGCTGAGATGACTGAGTTCAACTGAAatcatgtggggggggggggggggggggttgttttaataattatttgtattttcatttgtttggtGTGAGCCTTTAACTACAGGCTGAATTTTAGTACTATTTTTGCATCATCATCCTTACAGACCCTCACACAACTAATTaacatcactttttttatcCGACAGGTATGTTTCTCAAATTCATTCTTATGGTCAAATAATACAACATAATATAATAACGTGAGAATTTTTTATCCCAGTGTTTTAGCTTCCCTTAATTCTCCCTTTTACAGCAGATTGGTGCTGACACTTCTGTGACAAATTTGCCAACACACAGAATAAAGTTATGTTCAGAGTGCATGGAGAAATTAAAActctgaaatctgaaaaaaagaaaatgtttgcagaCCTGTTAGGAACATGGTAAAGTAGTACACTTGAGCCTCTTGTGGCCAAAATTACAattacaacaacagagacaaatATCACTGAGACATGCCAAAAACttttcatacatgtttttggACATGAAGGTAAAAAATAAACCCAGAATAATCCTaacttttggttttttttcttcttgtattGCCTTCATTTCCTACGTAAATTCTCTTTTGCACTTTGAACTTCCTTGCTACTTAAAGATGCtgcataaatacatttcatttgtcTAACACATTTGCACCCAATATTATACTAACAAGCTGTAGACTAAGCTTGCATGAGGATGATTCCCATGTGATGTGGAATTGGTTGGTGCAGAGATGGTGACTGCTCCCCACATTCTCAGTAATAAGACCAACATTACTGGAGCTCCCTAATTGATATGCAGGGCTACTGGAGAGAGTCACAGAGGCAAACGGTATTTCTTTGACAGGCACAGAAACAGAGTAATTAGATCCAGCAGACACTGCCTGCAAACAGCTGTACCGGTAATCTGCTCCTAGGATATAGTACAGTAGTACTCATCAGGCAGGGGTGAGctgagctttaaaaaagtctggcTTGAATTTCATGAACAAACCAACAGTCGGCTGCAGAGTTACTGGCAGATGAAATGAGGGGCTTGTTTGCAGAGATAGAAGCAGGTGTGCTAACAGAGGGTAAATAGTTCCATAAAAAAAGACGGCTTTAACAACTGCAGGGATCAAAGTGTTTTACAGATACAGACTGGGTTCAACCAGTAACTGCAACATATGTAAATGCACAACATGTATGcacacaagataaaaaaaacgaCAGAAAGGTGCAGTGTGGCACACTGAgatttttaaagtctgaatttaaGTTAATTGTTTTAAGGTTGAAAAGGATGTGTTATCTGCAACATTTTTTactgaatttgtttttcaattaaTTATTTTAGAGCAAAttcctctgattggcttttGGACTAGTTGTTGTCGGTAGGTTTGTTACACAAGTTGGTTTGGATTTCAGAGGAGTGTGTCTTGAATCTGAAGAGTGGGAAATTTCACATCGGCCTGAGCTTTGGCCTCACACAGCAGTGCAACAGAGAGAAAACCAAATGAATGTCCAATGTAGCTTCGCAGTGGAGCCAGAgtacaaaaaaaagggggaaagagAAAAGGGACAAACATGCATAACATTTAACTTTGAAACAAGGA includes:
- the LOC110001897 gene encoding muscarinic acetylcholine receptor M2-like — translated: MNSSHTPNHNSSSSDGNTTIFSESTYTTVEIVLIILVAGSLSLITVIGNILVMLSIKVNRNLQTVNNYFLFSLACADLIIGVCSMNLYTVYIVIGYWPLGAVVCDLWLAVDYVVSNASVMNLLIISFDRYFCVTKPLSYPARRSTKMAGLMIAAAWVLSFILWAPAILFWQFIVGMRTVPPGECFIQFFSNPAVTFGTAIAAFYLPVAIMIYLYWRISKASRSRMRRDSRKTSGTSLGEGPEPSQEDGCESQNNCIPTKEAQEEAEGGKEEEMLQQQQQNGSGPCKEGRPEEVDSTTDSTNGSTSKDTAEPASIIGRKNLNQSLPPSPLNSAADRQRAVARTLLKVTKQNAVARWKKKGISSREKKVTRTIMAILVAFVVTWTPYNVMVLINTFCSVCIPNTLWTIGYWLCYINSTINPACYALCNTTFKNTFKHLLLCHYKNIRTAR